The following nucleotide sequence is from Clostridia bacterium.
TTCCGCGGAATAGCCGGGTTTAAGCAGAATATCGCCTCTTTGCAAAGCGCCCGCCTGACTTTTCGTGAGCACTTCGAAATCCGCTTTCTTGAATGCGTTTGCCATAGTCTTGGTGGACAACGAAGCGCTTACGCCGAAGCCCGCCTTGTTAAACGCAGTGCAGATAAACGAAGAGCAATCGTAATCGGGGCCGTTTCTGGTCTTCGTGCTGTATCCGCAGGAATTATCGTTCGCAGTATTGACCGCCCACTCGATCGCGTCTTCCACGAAAAGGACATCGTCATCCTCCGAGCATTTAAGGAAAGTAAACATCTGTCTGAGCTTCAATTTCGCTTTTCCCTCGGAGGACCCGCTCCACAGCTGATTCATCGTCTTCCAGTTGCAAGAAGCGGTCGCCAACGCGCTCGTTCCTCTCGTAACGCTCGCGGCGGAGTCAAGAACCAAGACTTTATTCGCGTCTTCATCGTAATCGACGATTGCGATGAAGTGTCCTTTGACAAGCGACACGCAAGTATCCCCGTCGGAAAGTTTCTCTACCAAATGATTCCAAACGGAAGTCATTCCGCTTTTGGTTTTGGGCGAACCGTCGCTCTTTACGGAGACGTGAGAACTGAACACGTAGTACTCATCCAGCTCATATCCGTATTTTTTTCCGAACTTGCTGACGGAATTCTTCGTTATCGTGTTGTACGATCCGACGTTTTTGCAATACTGACCCGTCTTCCTCGCCCAATCCGCAAAGATCTTGGGGTTAATAAAATTCCCCGTCAAATATTCGACGGCATTTATCGTCGAAAGAATACCGCAACCTTTATTGTGGATGTTATTGGAGCCCGATCCCGTGCCGTAACGATAGGAGCCCCATCTGGAATCCGTTTGCTGATAAATATGAAAATCGTCTTCGTCGTATACGCTTTCGGCATACGCTTCTCCGACAGGCGCGCCCGCTACCGCCGCGACCGTTACGGACACGACCGATGCGACCAAAACAAACGCGAAAACGAATGAGAAAATCTTGAAAAAGCTTAATTTTGAACGCGACGAATTTGCTTGATTTTTGCTCATTTTACAAATCTCCTTCCAAAAAAATCGGTAAAAGTCGAATCAAGATGCCAAATTATGCATATACTATACCCCCGAAAACCGAGGGTGTCAAGCGAAAACAACACTTTTTCGGATTTTTTTCAAATTGCTTGTTTTTCCCGGCGAAATTCGGAAAAACAGACCGCGCAGACCGTCTCACAGCCTTGCAGATTGCGTCCGTTTCGCATCGCGACGAGCCCCTATTTCCCCCTTAAAACCGCCTCGTGAAGCATTTTCAGATGATTTTTTATTCAAAAATTTATAAAACCGCAAACCGTACCATTGCGCCGATTTGTCACATTCGTTTTCCGCATCGCGCGCCGATCCTTCTCATTTTATAAAAAAAAGGCTCAACCGAGCGGTTCGGTTGAGCCTCAATGGTGAATCACACTGCACCGTAGTTGCTCCGCTGTTTAATATTAAAAAATAATATTAATTAATAAAACGATTCTGCTATTTGCTTCTTCTCCAAATCATTTATTGTAGTACCGTCTTTCATCTTCCACTCGGTTCTTCCGTTAGCATTCCTGCCCATAACAACCGAAGCAGCAAGAGAGGGGCTTGTGAAAACATAGTCTGAAATAAAAGAACCGTCCTGTGAAATTTTCTTTTGATCGAATAATCTTTGGTAAAGTTTTTTGATACTGTCGGAAACGCTTGGCGCTAATTCCATCGCAACTTTTGATCCTTTCATAACCATAAATCCGTCAGAAACAAGAACCCCGGACGCATCGGCACCACGCGCTGCTTTGATATAGAAAAGAGACGGAGCTTTAATTGATTTGCGTTCAACGTATTCAAACGCTTTGTATCCCAAGGTATTTACAAGCAGTTTTGTGTTTTCCACAAACTCTTCAAGCATTCCTTCGTCAAATTCGGAGACGGAAGACTTTGTAGGCACGGTATCGTTTATCAAAGAAAACCGATTGGCCGTTTTGGCAAGGTTGTAGAAGGTATTTTCTAAAAACTTAACGTGCGCTTTGTTGAGGATGTTATCTTTTGAAACAACGACAATGCAATCATTCCAATAATCTTTATCTTTTAAGTGCTGTTTTAACCGAGTCAACATTTTCTCTGCTTCGCCGATATATACGGTATCTATGTTATCCTCATCTTTGCCGAAAAGGAAGTATACGCCGGTATGCAAGCAATCCGGACGAGTCGCAAAGTTCGCGAGTTCGTT
It contains:
- a CDS encoding C39 family peptidase; translation: MVASVVSVTVAAVAGAPVGEAYAESVYDEDDFHIYQQTDSRWGSYRYGTGSGSNNIHNKGCGILSTINAVEYLTGNFINPKIFADWARKTGQYCKNVGSYNTITKNSVSKFGKKYGYELDEYYVFSSHVSVKSDGSPKTKSGMTSVWNHLVEKLSDGDTCVSLVKGHFIAIVDYDEDANKVLVLDSAASVTRGTSALATASCNWKTMNQLWSGSSEGKAKLKLRQMFTFLKCSEDDDVLFVEDAIEWAVNTANDNSCGYSTKTRNGPDYDCSSFICTAFNKAGFGVSASLSTKTMANAFKKADFEVLTKSQAGALQRGDILLKPGYSAELYLGDNKCVAAFGDYDRKRGDSSGREIQVRSKASTNLLKNKSYTYVIRY
- a CDS encoding GIY-YIG nuclease family protein, producing the protein MSFNKTIQMCIFDGNPSGRIMCELSNWNGRVYKISRNELANFATRPDCLHTGVYFLFGKDEDNIDTVYIGEAEKMLTRLKQHLKDKDYWNDCIVVVSKDNILNKAHVKFLENTFYNLAKTANRFSLINDTVPTKSSVSEFDEGMLEEFVENTKLLVNTLGYKAFEYVERKSIKAPSLFYIKAARGADASGVLVSDGFMVMKGSKVAMELAPSVSDSIKKLYQRLFDQKKISQDGSFISDYVFTSPSLAASVVMGRNANGRTEWKMKDGTTINDLEKKQIAESFY